In Amycolatopsis coloradensis, one genomic interval encodes:
- a CDS encoding ANTAR domain-containing response regulator: MTEQAAEANGAVAAPQRRVLVAEDEALIRLDLVEMLREEGYEVVGEAGDGEQAINLATELKPDLVILDVKMPKLDGIEAASKITGDRIAPVVILTAFSQRDLVERARDAGTMAYLVKPFAKRDLVPAIELAVSRFAELQALESEVAGLTDRLETRKVIDRAKGLLMSRQGLTEPDAFRWIQRTAMDRRTTMKAVAEAVVESIG; the protein is encoded by the coding sequence GTGACCGAGCAGGCTGCCGAGGCCAACGGTGCCGTCGCCGCACCCCAGCGGCGGGTGCTCGTGGCCGAAGATGAGGCCCTCATCCGTCTGGATCTCGTCGAGATGCTCCGCGAAGAGGGTTATGAGGTGGTCGGTGAGGCCGGGGATGGCGAGCAGGCCATCAACCTGGCCACCGAGTTGAAGCCCGACCTGGTGATTCTCGACGTCAAGATGCCCAAGCTCGACGGTATCGAGGCCGCCTCCAAGATCACCGGCGACCGGATCGCGCCGGTCGTCATTTTGACCGCGTTCAGTCAGCGCGACCTCGTCGAGCGGGCCAGGGACGCGGGCACGATGGCGTACCTGGTCAAGCCGTTCGCCAAACGTGACCTGGTGCCGGCCATCGAGCTGGCCGTGAGCCGGTTCGCCGAGCTCCAGGCGCTCGAGTCCGAGGTCGCGGGCCTCACGGACCGGCTCGAGACGCGCAAGGTCATCGACCGCGCCAAGGGGCTGCTGATGAGCCGTCAGGGGCTCACCGAGCCGGACGCGTTCCGCTGGATACAGCGCACCGCGATGGACCGCCGGACCACGATGAAGGCGGTCGCCGAGGCGGTCGTCGAAAGCATCGGCTGA